A window of the Tunturibacter empetritectus genome harbors these coding sequences:
- a CDS encoding (2Fe-2S)-binding protein has product MAVDERDAKEKDAKEPASSLGKLSRRSFLSHMGAAGVATAATAVTPLAVSTAIAETQERTAPQTQAIPGTMPVTLKVNGQSYSVQIDPRATLLDTLRETLHLTGTKKGCDHGQCGACTVHINGRRVNSCLTFAGMQQNVEITTIEGLGQPGHLHPMQEAFVEHDGFQCGYCTSGQIMSAVAMVKEPWGTGDSDVKEAMSGNICRCGAYPNIVAAVQAVRRMA; this is encoded by the coding sequence TTGGCCGTTGATGAGAGAGACGCGAAAGAGAAAGACGCAAAAGAACCGGCGTCTTCTTTAGGCAAGCTGAGCCGCAGATCCTTTCTGTCCCACATGGGAGCAGCCGGGGTTGCTACGGCGGCGACAGCAGTCACTCCGCTGGCCGTCTCCACTGCGATAGCGGAGACGCAGGAGCGAACAGCTCCTCAAACACAGGCGATACCCGGAACTATGCCGGTCACTCTTAAGGTGAACGGCCAGTCGTATTCGGTACAGATCGATCCGCGTGCGACGCTGCTGGACACCCTACGCGAGACGCTGCATCTGACCGGCACCAAAAAAGGTTGCGACCACGGGCAATGTGGCGCGTGTACTGTGCATATCAATGGCCGGCGCGTGAACAGCTGCCTTACCTTCGCGGGCATGCAGCAAAACGTTGAGATCACCACCATCGAAGGCCTCGGTCAACCCGGCCACCTGCACCCCATGCAGGAGGCGTTTGTGGAGCACGACGGTTTTCAGTGCGGATATTGCACTTCAGGACAGATCATGTCTGCTGTCGCTATGGTGAAAGAACCGTGGGGCACAGGGGATAGTGATGTGAAGGAGGCGATGAGCGGCAACATCTGCCGCTGCGGAGCGTACCCCAACATCGTTGCAGCCGTCCAGGCAGTTCGACGAATGGCATAG
- a CDS encoding FAD binding domain-containing protein: protein MELFELVTAQTVPEAVKAQAKSSTAQNGAEVRFIAGGTNLIDYMKLNVERPTRLVDINGLPLDRIEKTADGALKIGALARNADVAQDATVKEQYAVLSQALLAGASPQLRNMATTGGNLLQKTRCVYYRDTATGCNKREPGSGCSAIGGYNRMLAILGTSEHCIATNPSDQNVALMVLDAVVHIEGVKGQRTVPIAEFYVVPGSTPQRETVLEPGDLVTHVTLPKMPSGAKSVYLKLRDRASYEFALASAAIVMKQDAGGKIEFIRVAIGGVGTKPWRSTEAERALLGRAANSANFRTAAEVALHGAKPQSQNGFKVELAKRCLTHAMGQASQSA, encoded by the coding sequence ATGGAACTCTTCGAACTGGTGACGGCCCAGACGGTCCCGGAGGCAGTGAAGGCTCAGGCGAAATCCTCCACCGCGCAGAATGGCGCAGAGGTGCGATTCATCGCAGGCGGCACCAACCTGATCGACTACATGAAGCTGAACGTCGAGCGGCCTACCCGTTTGGTGGACATCAACGGTCTGCCTCTTGACCGGATCGAAAAGACTGCCGACGGCGCACTGAAGATCGGCGCTCTCGCACGGAACGCGGACGTGGCCCAGGATGCGACCGTGAAGGAGCAGTATGCGGTTCTGTCGCAGGCACTGCTGGCTGGTGCCTCGCCGCAGTTGCGCAACATGGCGACGACAGGAGGCAACCTGCTCCAGAAGACACGCTGCGTCTACTACAGGGATACGGCGACTGGATGCAACAAGCGCGAGCCGGGCTCTGGCTGCTCCGCAATCGGTGGCTACAACCGCATGCTGGCGATTCTGGGGACGAGTGAACACTGCATTGCGACCAATCCCTCCGACCAGAACGTCGCGCTGATGGTGCTCGATGCTGTGGTTCATATCGAAGGCGTGAAGGGCCAGCGGACCGTGCCGATTGCAGAGTTCTACGTCGTTCCCGGATCCACCCCGCAGCGGGAGACTGTGTTGGAGCCGGGCGATCTGGTCACGCATGTCACATTGCCGAAGATGCCGTCTGGCGCGAAGAGCGTGTACTTGAAGCTGCGCGATCGTGCCTCCTACGAGTTCGCGCTGGCCTCCGCAGCGATTGTTATGAAGCAGGATGCAGGCGGCAAGATCGAATTCATTCGCGTCGCGATCGGTGGGGTTGGAACAAAGCCGTGGCGCTCAACGGAAGCCGAGAGAGCGCTTCTTGGAAGGGCTGCAAACTCTGCCAACTTCCGGACCGCAGCAGAGGTTGCGCTTCACGGTGCAAAGCCTCAGAGCCAGAACGGATTCAAAGTAGAGCTGGCGAAACGCTGCCTGACACACGCGATGGGACAAGCGAGCCAAAGCGCCTAA
- a CDS encoding xanthine dehydrogenase family protein molybdopterin-binding subunit, producing the protein MDQVTESKVIGVATPRIDGPLKVSGSAMYASDHHFPGLLYAWPVCATISNGTIAHMDTAGAEKMPGVVAVYHRENIGKLYRVPPSTGFTLIVDEKRPPFEDDTIRYYGQYVAVVVAQTVEQARAAAESVKATCNKEKPDIGEKLLGTPLTTDKPDEKSKRGDTAAALTAAKVKVDAVYKIPVETHNPIELHASVAVFDGKKYTLYETSQAVVNHRDVMAQMLGVPTEQVQVITRFLGSGFGGKLWPWPHGLLAAACARNLGRPVKLVVSRQMMFQTVGHRPAVDQRIQLAADADGKLTAVQQDYVNHTSMLDDYDEGCGEITPFLYSTPNLLVTGGLVRRNVGNPTAMRGPGAVPGLFALESAMDELAIALKMDPVQLRLKNEPALDESLNIPFSSRHMKECLTVGSEKFGWAKRTPEIGSMKRDGLTLGWGMAACSWLAARIETEATVELLQDGSARVACGTQDIGGGTYTVMAQVVSHETGIPVNRIDVVLGDSSLPPGPISGGSWVTASMTPAVLAASQNAGKTLLLAAIKSDGSPFKGKKQEELELVDGTVRLKGQQQGAVPMAEILRIAKVNSVSGTGKSDGTFGAKPKVSFHSYGAQFAEVTWQPETARLRVSRVVTVIDAGRILNPRPARNQIEGAVVMGVGMAMFEETMYDARSGAPINNNLADYVVAVNADTPEIDVTFLDYPDYQLNALGARGVGEIGLAGIASAITNAVYHATGIRVRDLPVRIEDLLVPASRTTHLA; encoded by the coding sequence ATGGATCAGGTAACGGAGTCGAAGGTGATTGGCGTCGCGACGCCTCGGATTGATGGCCCGCTCAAAGTAAGTGGCTCTGCGATGTATGCTTCAGACCATCATTTCCCGGGCCTGCTCTACGCATGGCCGGTCTGCGCAACGATCTCAAACGGAACGATCGCACACATGGACACGGCCGGAGCGGAGAAGATGCCCGGTGTCGTTGCCGTCTACCATCGCGAGAACATCGGGAAGCTCTATCGTGTGCCGCCGTCAACCGGGTTCACGCTCATCGTCGACGAGAAGCGCCCCCCGTTTGAGGACGATACGATTCGTTACTACGGGCAGTATGTTGCAGTCGTCGTAGCCCAGACCGTCGAACAGGCACGAGCCGCGGCCGAAAGTGTGAAGGCGACCTGCAACAAAGAGAAGCCGGATATCGGCGAGAAGCTGTTGGGCACTCCGCTGACGACCGACAAGCCTGACGAGAAGAGCAAGCGCGGAGATACGGCTGCGGCATTGACAGCGGCGAAGGTGAAGGTGGATGCGGTCTACAAGATTCCGGTCGAGACCCACAACCCAATTGAGCTGCATGCCTCAGTTGCGGTCTTCGACGGCAAGAAATATACGCTGTATGAGACCTCGCAGGCGGTTGTTAATCATCGCGATGTGATGGCGCAGATGCTGGGCGTTCCTACGGAGCAGGTGCAGGTGATTACGCGATTCCTGGGATCGGGATTCGGCGGCAAGTTGTGGCCGTGGCCCCATGGATTACTCGCAGCGGCGTGTGCACGCAATCTCGGGCGTCCGGTAAAGCTGGTGGTAAGTCGACAGATGATGTTTCAGACCGTCGGTCACAGGCCCGCAGTCGACCAGCGAATCCAGCTTGCTGCCGACGCTGATGGCAAGTTGACCGCAGTGCAACAGGACTACGTCAACCACACATCGATGCTCGATGACTACGACGAAGGTTGCGGCGAGATTACGCCGTTCCTCTACAGCACGCCGAACCTGCTTGTGACCGGAGGCCTGGTTCGCCGTAACGTCGGCAACCCAACAGCGATGCGCGGGCCAGGCGCAGTGCCGGGACTGTTTGCGTTGGAATCGGCGATGGATGAGCTGGCGATCGCGTTGAAGATGGACCCTGTTCAGCTGCGTTTGAAAAACGAGCCGGCGCTGGACGAGAGCCTGAATATTCCATTCTCTTCCCGTCACATGAAGGAGTGTCTGACGGTCGGGTCGGAGAAGTTTGGCTGGGCGAAACGCACTCCAGAGATCGGATCGATGAAGCGTGACGGCCTGACGCTGGGCTGGGGCATGGCCGCGTGCTCGTGGCTGGCGGCGCGAATCGAAACCGAGGCGACGGTCGAACTCCTCCAGGACGGATCAGCGCGCGTCGCCTGCGGCACCCAGGACATCGGCGGAGGAACCTATACCGTCATGGCCCAGGTGGTCAGTCACGAGACAGGCATTCCAGTCAATCGAATCGATGTCGTACTCGGCGACTCCTCGCTTCCACCAGGACCAATCTCGGGCGGTTCATGGGTTACGGCGTCCATGACACCCGCAGTGCTTGCGGCGTCGCAGAACGCAGGCAAAACGCTGTTGCTTGCTGCGATCAAGTCTGACGGATCGCCCTTCAAGGGCAAGAAGCAGGAAGAGCTCGAACTCGTCGACGGAACCGTTCGCCTGAAGGGACAGCAACAAGGCGCAGTACCGATGGCGGAGATTCTGAGGATCGCCAAAGTCAACTCAGTCTCTGGTACAGGCAAGTCTGACGGAACCTTTGGAGCAAAGCCCAAGGTCTCGTTTCACTCCTACGGTGCGCAATTTGCCGAGGTGACCTGGCAGCCCGAGACAGCGCGCCTCCGCGTCAGCCGGGTTGTCACGGTGATCGACGCGGGACGCATCCTGAATCCGCGGCCTGCCCGCAACCAGATCGAAGGAGCGGTGGTGATGGGTGTTGGTATGGCCATGTTCGAAGAGACGATGTATGACGCGCGGTCGGGTGCTCCGATCAACAACAACCTGGCCGACTATGTCGTCGCCGTGAACGCGGACACGCCGGAGATCGACGTCACCTTCCTCGACTATCCGGACTATCAGCTCAACGCACTGGGCGCGCGAGGTGTCGGAGAGATTGGACTGGCTGGGATCGCCTCCGCAATTACCAATGCTGTCTATCACGCGACGGGTATTCGTGTGCGCGATCTCCCGGTGCGTATCGAGGACTTACTCGTGCCCGCGAGCAGAACAACGCATCTTGCTTGA
- a CDS encoding TonB-dependent receptor, translating into MRKKRFSAAPSLVAAILFFFLCSHLQAQYENGSLVGTIHDSSGATVSGVSVTITNDATGIVAKATSSASGDYEVPSLRVGVYTISANSPGFSDAVAKNITISVGVRERIDLSLQVGSTQTTVEVSDVALQIETETSQRGQTITQYQSAAFPLVSRNYSDLLGLVTGSRQAPTAATTSSISSLVRAGAYNINGQRSMFNNFLLDGMDNNAYGESNQGFDNQIIAIPPDSVAQFQIVTNNESAEYGRSSGATINVASASGINRFHATIYEFIRNTDLNAAGYFKPTLTGSSGNVVPFQKPTFNRNQFGVNFGGPILKDKLFYFVDYEGFRQVLKPLSVNTVPTTNELNGKLVVAVQNPLTGQVYPAGTAIPASAINPVSQQIINYFKQIPTQGTGLASTGLAQDNFARLVPFTDNSDKGDLRLDYQQNSNSSWFLRVSDRKETGVNSPVFPLPLDGQTNGTIRVLDQQVALGYTHLLGANKVIDARLGLSRTKAGKYSLSIGDNAISIPGLPSDPTVAGGLPSTSINGGFTSFGRQSTNPQWQNPALIDPKVNFTWIKGHHSLKFGYEYEHIWMAVNDNNPLYGSFSYSGGYSLCPSTTVAGVKVPTNPNGQSCPDIKGAVADNYWADFLFGTTNNYSLANLFVAHLRQTLHSVYAQDDWKVDPKLTLNLGLRWEYGSPYSEQHNYISNFDPITQTVLTISPGAVAGNGITPVSPGGVYGSTLVNPDLNDFAPRLGFAYAATPRTSIRGGYGTSYVHYTRAGSGDILAINAPQAQFVSVTQKTPSTTNHCPVGGASASCYVTADQGFPNGIATTFNKATDNITWVPKNTRDSYVQSYFLSVQQELAKNTLLDIAYVGNHGSKLQGFLNGNQLNPAVRTPTGAFTRPFANWPSDITTALNEFYSHYDALQVRYEQRFVSGLTLLNSFTWSHSLDNASASLEGNSPSPQDANNINADYGQSDYNLPISNVTSLVYDLPVGRGRHFLNTANAVTDTLLGGWQISAINTMQAGTVFNVGYSPNSANAVSPQIPATYRGANEYRPNIVAGQKAIKKTKLSSGYLQYINLAAFTLPETKDGSGNLVSPFGNASRNPGRSPAFYQTDVALNKTFSTPLESLRVQFRAESYNLFNHTNFYIPGSGLTGTLSTAATSTAPASLNNPTGGGQITSTFEPRIFQFGLKILY; encoded by the coding sequence ATGCGAAAAAAAAGATTTTCTGCTGCACCCAGCCTTGTGGCGGCCATACTGTTTTTCTTCCTCTGCTCCCATCTGCAAGCCCAGTACGAGAACGGCAGCCTCGTCGGAACCATCCATGACTCCAGCGGCGCCACCGTCTCCGGCGTGTCAGTAACCATCACCAACGATGCCACTGGAATCGTTGCCAAGGCGACCTCGAGCGCCTCCGGCGACTACGAAGTTCCCTCTCTGCGCGTCGGCGTCTACACCATCTCCGCCAACTCTCCCGGCTTCTCGGATGCAGTCGCAAAGAACATTACGATCTCCGTCGGCGTTCGCGAACGCATCGACCTCTCCCTGCAGGTCGGCTCCACCCAGACCACGGTTGAAGTCTCGGACGTCGCACTTCAAATCGAGACCGAGACCAGCCAACGCGGCCAGACGATCACCCAGTATCAAAGCGCCGCTTTTCCGCTGGTCAGTCGCAACTACTCTGACCTCCTCGGCCTGGTCACCGGCTCCCGCCAGGCACCCACAGCCGCCACCACCAGCTCCATCAGCTCGCTCGTCCGCGCCGGTGCCTACAACATCAACGGCCAGCGCAGCATGTTCAACAACTTCCTCCTCGACGGCATGGACAACAACGCCTACGGCGAGAGCAATCAGGGCTTTGACAACCAGATCATCGCCATCCCGCCAGACTCCGTCGCCCAGTTCCAGATCGTCACCAATAACGAGAGCGCAGAGTACGGCCGCTCCTCCGGCGCCACTATTAACGTCGCCTCCGCCAGCGGAATTAACCGTTTCCACGCCACCATCTACGAGTTCATCCGCAACACCGACCTCAACGCCGCCGGCTACTTCAAGCCCACCCTCACCGGCAGCAGCGGAAACGTCGTCCCCTTTCAGAAACCAACCTTCAACCGAAACCAGTTCGGCGTCAACTTCGGCGGTCCCATCCTCAAGGACAAGCTCTTCTACTTCGTCGACTACGAAGGCTTCCGCCAGGTCCTCAAGCCGCTCAGTGTCAATACCGTCCCCACCACTAACGAACTCAACGGCAAGCTTGTCGTAGCCGTGCAAAATCCTCTCACCGGCCAGGTCTATCCGGCCGGCACTGCCATCCCAGCCTCCGCTATCAACCCAGTGTCGCAGCAGATCATCAACTACTTCAAGCAGATCCCGACGCAAGGCACCGGCCTCGCCTCCACCGGCCTCGCACAGGACAACTTCGCACGCCTCGTCCCCTTCACCGATAACTCCGACAAGGGCGACCTTCGCCTCGACTACCAGCAGAACTCCAACAGCTCCTGGTTCCTCCGTGTCAGCGACCGCAAGGAGACCGGCGTCAACTCTCCCGTCTTCCCGCTGCCCCTCGACGGCCAGACCAACGGCACCATCCGCGTCCTCGACCAGCAGGTAGCTCTTGGCTACACCCACCTCCTCGGAGCCAACAAGGTCATCGACGCGCGCCTCGGGCTCTCCCGCACCAAGGCCGGCAAGTACTCGCTCTCGATCGGCGACAACGCCATCTCCATCCCCGGCCTGCCCTCCGATCCCACCGTCGCCGGCGGCCTGCCCTCCACCAGCATCAACGGCGGCTTCACCTCCTTCGGCCGTCAAAGCACCAACCCCCAGTGGCAGAACCCGGCCCTGATCGATCCCAAAGTCAACTTCACCTGGATCAAAGGCCACCACTCCCTCAAGTTCGGCTACGAGTACGAGCACATCTGGATGGCCGTCAACGACAACAATCCCCTCTACGGCTCTTTCAGCTACTCCGGCGGCTACAGCCTCTGCCCTAGCACCACCGTCGCCGGCGTCAAGGTACCGACCAACCCGAACGGCCAATCCTGCCCCGACATCAAAGGCGCCGTCGCCGACAACTACTGGGCCGACTTCCTCTTTGGCACCACCAACAACTACTCTCTCGCCAATCTCTTCGTCGCCCATCTTCGCCAGACCCTGCACAGCGTCTACGCGCAGGACGACTGGAAGGTCGATCCCAAGCTGACCCTCAACCTCGGCCTCCGTTGGGAGTACGGCTCGCCCTACTCCGAGCAGCACAACTACATCTCCAACTTTGATCCCATCACCCAGACCGTCCTCACCATCAGCCCTGGCGCGGTCGCCGGCAACGGCATCACCCCGGTCTCTCCAGGCGGAGTCTACGGCAGCACCCTCGTCAACCCCGACCTGAACGACTTTGCGCCCCGTCTCGGCTTTGCCTACGCAGCTACTCCGCGCACCTCCATCCGCGGCGGCTACGGCACCAGCTACGTCCACTACACTCGCGCGGGCTCGGGCGACATCCTCGCCATCAACGCCCCGCAGGCCCAGTTTGTCTCAGTCACCCAGAAGACACCCAGCACCACCAACCATTGCCCGGTAGGCGGAGCCTCTGCAAGCTGCTACGTCACCGCCGACCAGGGCTTTCCCAACGGTATTGCCACCACCTTCAACAAAGCCACCGACAACATCACCTGGGTTCCCAAGAACACCCGCGACAGCTATGTCCAAAGCTACTTTCTCAGCGTGCAGCAAGAGCTCGCCAAGAACACGCTCCTCGACATCGCCTACGTCGGCAACCACGGCAGCAAGCTCCAGGGCTTCCTCAATGGCAACCAACTCAACCCCGCAGTCCGCACTCCCACCGGGGCCTTCACTCGCCCCTTCGCCAACTGGCCCAGCGACATCACCACAGCCCTGAACGAGTTCTACTCCCACTACGACGCGCTCCAGGTTCGTTATGAGCAGCGCTTTGTATCCGGCCTTACGCTCCTCAACTCCTTCACCTGGTCGCACTCACTCGACAATGCCAGTGCCTCCCTCGAGGGCAACAGCCCCTCGCCGCAGGACGCCAACAACATCAACGCCGACTACGGCCAGTCCGACTACAACCTGCCCATCAGCAACGTCACCAGCCTCGTCTACGACCTGCCTGTAGGCCGTGGCCGGCACTTTCTCAACACCGCCAACGCCGTCACCGACACTCTCCTCGGCGGGTGGCAGATCAGCGCCATCAACACCATGCAGGCCGGCACCGTCTTCAACGTTGGCTACTCCCCCAACTCCGCAAATGCCGTCTCTCCTCAGATTCCCGCAACCTACCGCGGAGCCAATGAGTATCGCCCCAACATTGTCGCTGGGCAGAAAGCTATTAAGAAAACCAAGCTGAGCAGCGGCTACCTCCAATACATCAATCTCGCCGCATTCACCCTGCCGGAGACAAAGGACGGAAGCGGAAATCTCGTCAGCCCCTTCGGCAATGCCTCACGCAACCCGGGCCGCTCGCCGGCCTTTTACCAGACTGACGTCGCCCTCAACAAGACCTTCAGCACTCCGCTTGAGAGCCTGCGCGTGCAGTTCCGTGCAGAGTCTTACAACCTTTTCAATCACACCAACTTCTACATCCCCGGCAGCGGCCTCACCGGCACGCTGAGCACGGCAGCCACAAGCACCGCACCGGCGAGCCTCAACAACCCAACCGGAGGCGGCCAGATCACCAGCACCTTCGAGCCGCGCATCTTTCAGTTCGGCTTGAAGATTCTCTACTAG
- a CDS encoding TlpA family protein disulfide reductase has translation MRRLLMSAVLGSLLAAGCDRGSHPGNIDKPAPQFVMGDGTRTVDLSRLRGRVVVLNLWATWCAPCIEELPSLLALEKQMPELAIVAVSMDQDPDVYKRFLVDHHVDLLTVRDEDQKVNALYGTVQIPETYIIDKQGVLRRKFIGAQVWTSPEITSYLSKM, from the coding sequence GTGCGTAGATTGTTGATGAGTGCGGTGCTGGGATCGCTGCTGGCTGCGGGGTGCGACCGGGGCAGCCATCCCGGGAATATCGATAAGCCCGCGCCGCAGTTTGTGATGGGAGACGGCACCCGGACGGTCGATTTGAGCAGGCTGCGCGGGCGGGTAGTGGTGCTGAACCTGTGGGCGACCTGGTGCGCGCCCTGCATCGAGGAGCTGCCCAGCCTGCTGGCGCTGGAAAAGCAGATGCCGGAGCTGGCGATCGTCGCGGTGAGTATGGATCAGGATCCGGATGTGTATAAGCGGTTTCTGGTGGACCATCACGTCGACTTGCTGACCGTTCGAGATGAGGATCAGAAGGTCAACGCGCTGTATGGAACGGTGCAGATTCCTGAGACCTACATCATCGATAAGCAGGGCGTGTTGCGACGGAAGTTCATCGGCGCGCAGGTGTGGACCAGTCCCGAAATCACCAGCTATCTTTCGAAGATGTGA
- a CDS encoding glycosyltransferase, whose translation MTDTDPAQHPNSTEAPDLELSVIIPARNEQRSLPACLASILSQSEPGFLLGQQWELIVVNDDSTDNTRNIAAEAAVTHAGFLVLDAPPLDLSTNGGFTGKTNACWTGAQAARGRYLLFTDADTLHETNDISRSLREMDRHHAVMLSYSPRQIVTGFWQHAVMPLVFSELASVYPSKKVNDPASRLAAANGQFLLVERESYFSVGGHRAVGKSILEDVALAENIKRGSHTIRFRYAPEALATRMYWNTAEMIEGWTKNLALLFPKPVALALWRILDVLLSFGLPVAAFGLYWLQPWQRNVILLIWVRTLWRFYSRVARSNFPALDIAISILGVPFFIYLLLRSVNRHRFKKNVFWKGRNYNTAP comes from the coding sequence GTGACCGACACCGACCCCGCACAGCATCCGAATTCTACCGAAGCACCCGACCTCGAACTCTCGGTTATCATTCCCGCCCGCAACGAGCAACGCTCGCTGCCAGCCTGTCTCGCTTCTATTTTGAGCCAATCTGAGCCCGGCTTCCTCCTCGGCCAGCAGTGGGAGTTGATCGTCGTCAACGATGACTCAACCGACAACACGCGCAACATCGCCGCCGAAGCTGCCGTCACCCATGCAGGTTTCCTCGTCCTCGACGCCCCACCATTAGACCTCAGCACCAACGGAGGATTTACCGGCAAGACAAATGCCTGCTGGACCGGCGCACAGGCCGCGCGTGGCCGATACCTTCTCTTCACCGACGCCGATACCCTCCACGAGACTAACGATATCTCCCGCTCCCTCCGAGAGATGGACCGCCACCACGCTGTCATGCTCTCCTACTCGCCACGCCAGATCGTCACCGGCTTCTGGCAGCATGCCGTCATGCCGCTGGTCTTCTCGGAACTAGCCTCTGTCTATCCGTCAAAGAAGGTCAACGATCCAGCCAGCCGCCTCGCCGCTGCTAATGGTCAGTTTCTTCTCGTCGAACGTGAGTCATACTTCTCCGTCGGCGGACATCGTGCCGTCGGCAAGAGCATTCTCGAAGACGTAGCGCTCGCCGAAAACATCAAACGCGGCTCCCACACCATCCGCTTCCGCTACGCGCCCGAGGCACTCGCCACGCGAATGTACTGGAACACCGCTGAGATGATCGAAGGCTGGACGAAGAACCTCGCCCTCCTCTTCCCAAAGCCCGTCGCCCTGGCTCTCTGGCGCATCCTCGATGTCCTTCTCTCCTTCGGCCTGCCCGTTGCAGCGTTTGGCCTGTACTGGCTGCAGCCCTGGCAGAGAAACGTTATCCTTCTCATCTGGGTCAGGACTCTATGGCGCTTTTACTCCCGTGTTGCGCGCTCCAACTTTCCAGCGCTCGACATAGCAATCTCCATCCTTGGAGTTCCATTCTTCATCTACCTGCTTCTGCGCAGCGTCAACCGTCACCGCTTCAAGAAAAACGTCTTCTGGAAGGGACGTAACTACAATACCGCCCCCTAG
- a CDS encoding 6-pyruvoyl trahydropterin synthase family protein — protein sequence MIFLTRKAEFSSAHFYWNEAWSPEENQRVFGKCANRNGHGHNYTLEVTVAGSVDATSGFVVDLKELKDILEREVVSVYDHRHLNLEVPEFKTTIPTTENIAIAIWQRLDNKIPHAKLHRVRVYEMPDLFADYYGEP from the coding sequence ATGATCTTTCTCACCCGCAAAGCCGAGTTCTCCTCCGCCCACTTCTATTGGAACGAAGCGTGGTCGCCTGAAGAGAATCAGCGCGTCTTCGGCAAATGCGCCAATCGCAACGGCCACGGTCACAATTACACGCTCGAGGTCACAGTCGCAGGCTCGGTAGACGCCACCTCAGGCTTCGTCGTCGATTTAAAAGAGTTGAAGGACATCCTCGAGCGCGAGGTCGTCAGTGTATACGACCACCGCCACCTCAACCTCGAAGTCCCAGAGTTCAAAACCACCATCCCCACGACTGAGAACATTGCTATCGCGATCTGGCAGCGTCTCGACAACAAGATTCCCCACGCAAAGCTGCACCGCGTCCGCGTCTACGAGATGCCCGACCTCTTCGCGGA